Part of the Thermococcus sp. 18S1 genome, ATCAACGTCGGCGGTCTCGGCACCTTCCTCGGAGGCTACGCCAAGGCAGTCAGCGAGTTCTACGGCGTCAGCGAGACCTTTGGAAAGACCTTCGCGACCCTCTGGGTCTCAGCATTCACCCTCACCTCGCTCGACACGGCCACGAGGCTCGGCCGCTTCGCCTGGCAGGAGCTCTTCGGAATGATCTCCGACACCAGCAAGGGCACCATGAAGCTCGTTACCAACAAGTGGGTCGCGTCGATAATCATCGCCGGCCTTGGAACGTACCTCGCATGGGGCGCCGGCTACAAGGTCATCTGGCCCGCGTTCAGCGCAATGAACCAGATGCTCGCTAGTATCGCCATGATGACCGCTGCACTTTGGGTTGCAAAGGTCCAGAGGGCCGGAAACTGGAGCTGGGCGGTTTTAATCCCTGCCCTCTTCCTCTGGATTACGGTGACGGCGGCGATAATCTGGTACCTCATCTACGTTCCGATGGTCGGCCAGTACCTCATAGCGGTCAAGGGTGCGCTCGTGGTCAGCCTGCTCCTCAACCTGCTCCTCGCCTGGGACTTCTGGGTTGCCTGGAAGAAGCCCAAGGAAGAGTACGCCGCGAGTGCGGCCTGACGTCTTTCATTATTTTCGATTTTTGGGTGGTGAAAATGAAGGACGGAGAAAAAGACCCTCTAGAGAACGTTAAGGCCTTCTTAAAGGGTTTTTTTGGTGCGTTTAAACAGAGCTCAACCGAGTATCTCGAATTCGAGCTGAGGGAGCTTGAAAACGTCTTCGCGCTCACTCTCATGGGGGCTTTCGTTGGAATCCCCAGCCCGCCGACGACGCTCGTGATAAGGATACTGCCACACATGACGCGCGAGCTGTACATAATGCAGCGCAGGGCTGTGGATATGGACGACGTGCTCGGCGAGCTGGCAGGAATGTTTGAAATCACGTGAGGTGGTCCGATGAGGGAGTTTTTCCTGCCCAAAAAGGGCTACCGTGTCGTCTTTTTCATAGGCAAGGGTGGGGTCGGCAAAACGACCAGTTCGGCGGCGGCCGCTGCGGCGCTCGCGGATAGGGGCTACCGGACGCTGATAGTGTCGCTCGACCCTGCCCACAACCTCGGTGACGTGCTGATGGTGAAGTTGAAGGACAAACCGAAGAATGTAGCCGAGAACCTCTACGCGGCTGAGCTCGACATGGAGAAGCTGATAAAGACCTACCTCAAGCACCTGGAGGAGAGCATGAAGCACACCTACCGCTACCTCACGGTCATAAACCTGGAGAAGTACTTCGAGGTCCTGATCTACTCCCCGGGAATCGATGAGTACGCCACGCTGGAGGCCGTGAGGGAGATACTCGCAAACGGGGACGACTGGGACGTTATAATCTTCGACACACCCCCCACGGGACTGACCCTCCGTGTTCTCGCGCTCCCCAGAATCTCCCTAATCTGGACCGACAAACTCATCGAGATAAGGAAGGCCATCCTCGACAGGCGCGCCGCGATAGCCAACATCCACGGGGAGCAGGAGTTCACCGTCGAGGGCGAGAAGATAAAGCTGCCCACGAGGGAGCAGGACGACGCGGTGATGAAGGAGCTGAAGTCCTACCGCGAAGAGGTGGCTTTCGTGGAGGGGGTTATAACCGACCCAGAGAAGACAAGCGTTGTGGCTGTCATGAACCCCGAGATGCTCCCGCTCTACGAGACGGAGAGGGCCTACAAAAGCCTGAAGAAGTTCAAAGTCCCCTTCAACATGATAGTCATGAACAAGGTTCTGGAGCTGAGGGCGGAGGTTCCGGAGTTAAAGGCCAAGATAACGGCCCAGGAGAGGGTTCTCGAAGAGGTTGGGAAGAAGTTCCGGGGAATCGAGGTGGTGAGGATACCCATCTTCGCGGAGGAACCCCGCGGGCTGGAGCGTCTCAGAAATCTCGGGGGAACGATAGTTGGAGAGTGAAGAAATCTACGAGAGGCTTAAAAGGGTGAAGGAGCCCATAACAGAGGTGGATATAGTGAGCCTCGGGCTCGTCGAGGCCGTCACCGCAGATGAGGAGGGCGTCAGGGTATACCTCCGCCTCTCCGAGGGCATGGAGCACCCGTTTCAGAACGCCCTCAGCTGGCCCGTTCGCTGGAGGATCGTGAGGGACGTTGCCGCTGCCCTCGACGATGTCGCTGGTCTTGAGATACTCGACGCACGAACCCTCGAAAGATATTACCCGCTGGAGGAGGATTGAAATGGACAATCAGGTGCTGTTTGCTGCTATATTCATTATTGCCGGTATTTCCGCCCTTCAGTTCTACAGGGGGCGGAAGCTGAACCTCATGCTGATGGAGCACTACATACGGGCCGTCAAAGAGGTGATCAAACCCGAGGATGAGCTTTACACCTGGCTCGGCGGCTACATCGGCTTTCGCGCCGAGTACAAGGTCAACAGGGGCAACATCAGGAAGTTTGAGTACACCCTGACCCTCCTTCCGAGGCACAGCCTGCTTTACTTTCCGATAGCCCTCATAACAAGCAGACACGACAAGCTCTACGTTGTCGTCCGGCCGTTCTCCGAGATAAAGCGCGAGGCGCACCTGATACAGAAAGGCTACTACAGAATGAGGCCGAGCATAGACGATGAGGAACTGCTCAAGAAGGAGGTAATTGAGATAGCTGGGAAGAAGTACGAGGCCCTTTACGAGAAGAGGCGTGACGTGGAAAACCTGAAGGCACTCATCGAGAGCTTCTCAAACCCCCACAACGTCAAACACGTCTCCCTGACACCGAAGACCAACGTGTTCTACATCCAGATGAAGCCCGAACCCGAGACCATCGGTTCGGACATCGAGAGGGCAGTGCGCTTCGTTAACGAGAGGCTCAAGGAGAGCCCCTTCTCCCCGTGAACCTTTCTTTCATCCGGGGAAAACGTTAAATCCTCCGACCACCCATTTTTTAGGGCGGTGGGTGTTATGGATGTCTATAAAGTCAGCTTCGGCGAACCTAGACTCGGATGGGTCGTTCTCGTCCACGGCCTGGGTGAGCACAGCGGGAGGTACGAGAGATTAATCGGAGAGCTCAACGATGCCGGCTTCGCAGTCTACACCTTCGACTGGCCCGGCCACGGTAAGAGCCCCGGCAAGAGGGGACATACAAGCGTTGAAGAAGCGATGGAGATAATCGACGCCATTATAGATGAAATCGGCGAAAAGCCATTCCTCTTCGGCCACAGCCTCGGCGGTCTGACGGTTATACGCTACGCCGAAACGAGGCCCGGGAGGATACGGGGCGTGGTGGCGTCCTCACCTGCACTCGCCAAGAGCCCAGAAACGCCCGGCTTCATGGTGGCCCTCGCGAAGTTCCTCGGGAAAATCGCCCCAGGGATAGTCCTCTCCAACGGACTGAAGCCGGAGCTGCTTTCCAGAAACCCCGAGGCGGTGAAGCGCTACGTCGAAGACCCCCTCGTCCACGACAGGATTTCCGCAAAGCTCGGAAGGAGCATCTTTGAGAACATGGAGCTGGCCCATGAGGAGGCGGGAAGGATAAAGGTTCCCGTGCTGCTAATCGTCGGCACCGGGGACGTGATAACACCGCCCGAGGGCTCGAGGAGACTTCTGGAGGAGCTCACAGTTGGGGACAAGGCAATCAGGGAATTCGAAGGAGCCTACCACGAGATATTCGAGGACCCCGAATGGGCGGATGAACTCCACAGGACAGTGGTTGAGTGGATGACCGGGCACGCAGGGTGAATTCCCATGATCTTTGATACATTTCAGGATTTTATGGAGCGCTGGGATGGGAGTTCTGAAAGCTGGGTAACATACATCAGCAACTACCCTGAGCTTTTCGAAAAAATTAAGGAGGACTACGCGAGATACGGGGCGAGCTGGAGGGATTACCTGAAACTGCTGGACAAGAGAAAGCCGGAGGAGTTCCCCAAAGCATACGAAAGCCTCATGAGAGCGCTGCCAAAACTCACCGCCGATGTCGAGAGGCTGTTCGGAATCACCCCGGACGAGTACAACATCGTCATATACGTCGGCCTTGAGAACGGGGCCGGATGGGTGACGGAATTCAAAGGAAAGCCCTCACTTCTTTTTGGTCTGGAAGCAATAGCCGAGCTTGGATGGTACGATGGAATCTCTGGACTGATTGCACACGAATTCGGACATCTTGTGCACTGGCTCATGAGGAACGAGAACCTGGAAAAGCTCGAAGAAGATTCCATTATGGGGCTGTATACTGAGGGATTCGCCCAGAGGGTTGAGGACATTGTAACCGGGAGGCCGTGGCACCTCGAATACGATGGATGGTTCGAATGGTGCACGAGAAACGAGCGGCGCATTAAGGAGGAGTTCTCAAGAAGGGTCCGGGAAAACGAACCCCTGAACCCGTTCTTTGGCTCGTGGTACGAGCTCTTTGGAATGAAGTTTACCGGCTACTATCTTGGCTACAGGTTCATCAGATGGCTTGAAGAGACGCTCTCCTTTGAAGAGATAGCAAAACTGGAGAAAGAAAGGGCCAGGGGCATGATTCTGGAGTTCCTCGAGGGCTAGATGTTTTCCCTTCTGTCTATTATGTGCTCCAGCTCGGGTCCCGTCTTAATAAGCCCAACCGGGACACCGACGCGTTCCTCGATTTCCTCAACGAACTCCCTGGCCGTCCTCGGCAGTTTGTC contains:
- a CDS encoding iron-sulfur cluster assembly protein; this encodes MESEEIYERLKRVKEPITEVDIVSLGLVEAVTADEEGVRVYLRLSEGMEHPFQNALSWPVRWRIVRDVAAALDDVAGLEILDARTLERYYPLEED
- a CDS encoding ArsA family ATPase; this translates as MREFFLPKKGYRVVFFIGKGGVGKTTSSAAAAAALADRGYRTLIVSLDPAHNLGDVLMVKLKDKPKNVAENLYAAELDMEKLIKTYLKHLEESMKHTYRYLTVINLEKYFEVLIYSPGIDEYATLEAVREILANGDDWDVIIFDTPPTGLTLRVLALPRISLIWTDKLIEIRKAILDRRAAIANIHGEQEFTVEGEKIKLPTREQDDAVMKELKSYREEVAFVEGVITDPEKTSVVAVMNPEMLPLYETERAYKSLKKFKVPFNMIVMNKVLELRAEVPELKAKITAQERVLEEVGKKFRGIEVVRIPIFAEEPRGLERLRNLGGTIVGE
- a CDS encoding alpha/beta hydrolase; protein product: MDVYKVSFGEPRLGWVVLVHGLGEHSGRYERLIGELNDAGFAVYTFDWPGHGKSPGKRGHTSVEEAMEIIDAIIDEIGEKPFLFGHSLGGLTVIRYAETRPGRIRGVVASSPALAKSPETPGFMVALAKFLGKIAPGIVLSNGLKPELLSRNPEAVKRYVEDPLVHDRISAKLGRSIFENMELAHEEAGRIKVPVLLIVGTGDVITPPEGSRRLLEELTVGDKAIREFEGAYHEIFEDPEWADELHRTVVEWMTGHAG
- a CDS encoding DUF2268 domain-containing protein, which encodes MIFDTFQDFMERWDGSSESWVTYISNYPELFEKIKEDYARYGASWRDYLKLLDKRKPEEFPKAYESLMRALPKLTADVERLFGITPDEYNIVIYVGLENGAGWVTEFKGKPSLLFGLEAIAELGWYDGISGLIAHEFGHLVHWLMRNENLEKLEEDSIMGLYTEGFAQRVEDIVTGRPWHLEYDGWFEWCTRNERRIKEEFSRRVRENEPLNPFFGSWYELFGMKFTGYYLGYRFIRWLEETLSFEEIAKLEKERARGMILEFLEG